In Mercenaria mercenaria strain notata chromosome 14, MADL_Memer_1, whole genome shotgun sequence, the following are encoded in one genomic region:
- the LOC123526289 gene encoding uncharacterized protein LOC123526289 codes for MSNIIFISLLVAMTAVVVNCEDGGLKVEVVHAVEKCERKSKNLDRVTMHYTGFLENGTQFDSSLERNQPFEFQLGIGQVIPGLEEGLRDMCPGEKRKLTIPPYLAYGGKGAADVIPPDATLLFVVELVHTADGPVPPSVFKQVDKDGDKVLTQEEVSDYLVAQDEEHGQPTDKDSKDFKERIQAIFDHEDKDKDGVISHNEFSGPKHDEL; via the exons ATgtctaatattatatttatttcattattggtTGCTATGACAGCCGTTGTTGTTAATTGTGAAGATGGAGGGCTTAAAGTTGAAGTGGTTCATGCCGtagaaaaatgtgaaagaaaatcGAAAAACCTTGATCGTGTGACCATGCATTATACAGGATTCCTTGAAAATGGTACACAGTTCGACAGCAG TCTAGAAAGGAATCAGCCGTTCGAATTTCAGCTTGGTATCGGTCAAGTCATCCCAGGTTTGGAAGAAGGGCTCCGGGACATGTGCCCTGGGGAGAAAAGAAAACTGACAATTCCTCCTTACCTTGCCTATGGAGGTAAAGGAGCAG CTGACGTAATTCCCCCAGATGCTACACTGTTATTTGTGGTCGAGCTTGTGCATACAGCTGACGGTCCAGTACCACCAAGTGTTTTCAAGCAGGTAGACAAAGATGGGGATAAAGTTTTAACACAAGAGGAG GTATCCGACTATTTAGTCGCACAAGATGAGGAACATGGACAGCCGACCGACAAAGATTCCAAGGATTTCAAGGAGAGGATACAGGCAATATTTGACCACGAGGATAAGGACAAAGATGGAGTTATCTCCCATAATGAATTTAGCGGACCTAAACATGACGAGTTGTAA